The sequence below is a genomic window from Halolamina litorea.
TGCCGGCCTGTTCGAGCACGAGGTCGGCGACCGGGCCGGGCAGCGAGCGCTCCAGTTCGCCCAACACCGTGTTCAGGATCAGTTCGTGGCCGAACCAGCCGGCGGCGAACGCCGTCCCGATGCCCGCGAGTACGGCGAATTTTCCGAGGTGTTCGCTGATCCCGGCACGGTGGAGCCGTCGGAGCACCCGTACGGCGAGGACGATACAGACGCTGACGACGAGCACGCGCACCGTCAGCCAACGGAGCCCCTCGGAGGTCGAGAGCCACGCGAGCAGGCCGTAGAGCCCCCCGGGAACGGTCGTCCATATCGCGGCGTAGGCCGGGCCCATCACGAGGCGGGCTCCGACCAGAACGATGCCGAGCACGACGCCGAATTTCGCCCACCCCAGCAGCCAACACAGGCGCTCGAACGCCGCTACCACGGCGTCGTCGTCGCCCGAGCGGTCGTCGAGTAGCTCAGCGACCGGAAGCGCCGTCAGCGCCCCCTGGAGCGCGAGCAGGGCGAGCGACGTGAGCAGCAGGAACACCCCGAACGGGGGCACCATCGTCGCTTCGGGGAACAGCGACGGAACCGTCTCCAGCGCCGGCAGGGCCGCGAACGGCTCCATCTCCTCGGCCTGTCGGATCGCGTTCCCGACGAAGCCGCCAGCCACCACGATCAGCGCCACCGCGGCGATCATCGTGCTCTTCGCGGCGGCGGCGACACCCTCGCCGTCGGCGGAGTCCCCGGGGATCGACGCCGCGCCGAACGCCGCGAGCACGATACTGAGTGCGACGAACACCGTCCCCTGTGGAACGATCCCGCCCAACTGTGCGATCAGCGCGTAGCCGACCCCG
It includes:
- a CDS encoding DUF7519 family protein, with the protein product MATDSADGAGAETVTALPERNWRPPRAGSALAALIVVVGCWLLADALGALDSLSIAAGGAAGMAVVVWLLGWDRYSMAGTLLGVTLAPLAGGLLFAGVGYALIAQLGGIVPQGTVFVALSIVLAAFGAASIPGDSADGEGVAAAAKSTMIAAVALIVVAGGFVGNAIRQAEEMEPFAALPALETVPSLFPEATMVPPFGVFLLLTSLALLALQGALTALPVAELLDDRSGDDDAVVAAFERLCWLLGWAKFGVVLGIVLVGARLVMGPAYAAIWTTVPGGLYGLLAWLSTSEGLRWLTVRVLVVSVCIVLAVRVLRRLHRAGISEHLGKFAVLAGIGTAFAAGWFGHELILNTVLGELERSLPGPVADLVLEQAGTVVDYYSGEVVALGLVAVGTATGAGALAFLRGGMLFGVVPRRHTATTLAGAGLLAAGGFAAALSVPASHALGVMVGAVVVWDIGRFGVGLGRDVGRRAPSLPVQFVRVLTAVLIGGVTAAAGLAAVSSTTSVSLATETTAALVLFVTLGVAFLASLVLAR